A region of Rubidibacter lacunae KORDI 51-2 DNA encodes the following proteins:
- a CDS encoding sirohydrochlorin chelatase: MAVSDRLPAAYILVAHGSRDPRARVALAQLAACVRDRAIVCETAARRPINREHRATATLERHSIVLTAVLEMGAVPLHQAILQQLPAIRVAGLHRVRILPLFLLPGVHVRSDLPAEVARAQQLVGGEFELELGAYLGSHAGLVPLLADRFAALADRINADAERASQPIGRILLAHGSHQSEGNGTIATTAARLGATAAFWSVPPHLGECIRTLGAAGYRHLAIVPYVLFPGRIIDAIATEIERLCGDRPDLTVHFGSPLGTVPALADTIVEWFQR; encoded by the coding sequence ATGGCTGTATCCGATCGCTTGCCCGCCGCATATATCCTCGTTGCCCACGGCAGCCGCGATCCACGCGCCCGCGTCGCCCTTGCCCAGCTGGCTGCATGCGTTCGCGATCGCGCCATCGTCTGTGAAACCGCCGCCCGCCGGCCAATAAATCGAGAGCATCGAGCCACCGCCACCCTAGAGCGGCACTCCATCGTATTGACGGCCGTGCTGGAAATGGGTGCGGTACCGCTTCACCAGGCAATCTTGCAGCAACTCCCGGCCATCCGGGTAGCCGGATTGCATCGCGTGCGGATTCTGCCCTTGTTCTTGTTGCCCGGTGTTCACGTGCGCAGCGACTTGCCGGCTGAGGTCGCGCGCGCGCAACAACTCGTCGGTGGCGAATTCGAGCTAGAGTTAGGAGCTTATCTTGGCAGCCATGCAGGATTAGTTCCTTTGCTTGCCGATCGCTTCGCTGCCCTCGCGGACCGCATTAATGCCGACGCTGAGCGTGCTTCACAACCGATTGGGCGCATTTTGCTCGCCCACGGCAGCCATCAATCCGAGGGCAATGGCACGATCGCGACAACCGCCGCCCGTCTGGGGGCAACTGCTGCTTTCTGGTCTGTTCCGCCGCACCTAGGCGAGTGCATCCGTACGTTGGGGGCAGCTGGCTATCGCCACTTAGCGATCGTGCCGTATGTCTTGTTTCCCGGTCGGATTATCGACGCGATCGCGACCGAAATCGAGCGCCTGTGCGGCGATCGCCCGGACTTAACTGTACACTTTGGCTCCCCCCTCGGGACGGTTCCTGCACTTGCCGACACGATTGTTGAATGGTTCCAACGATGA
- the psbV gene encoding photosystem II cytochrome c-550, whose amino-acid sequence MLKRTIWAAMAAILLVWQLCAGSVAALELTEEIRTLPYNEEGEQVIYSLQQLERGKSLFNNVCSQCHVGGITKTNPNVNLALPVLNGAEPPRDNVVALVDYMEYPTTYDGESDLLELHPNTTRSDLWAEMRNLTDEDLEHIGAHILFQPRVRGRLWGGGKTLN is encoded by the coding sequence ATGTTAAAGCGAACAATCTGGGCAGCAATGGCAGCAATTTTGCTAGTCTGGCAGCTTTGCGCTGGCAGCGTTGCCGCCCTCGAACTGACCGAAGAAATCCGGACGCTTCCTTACAACGAGGAAGGGGAGCAAGTCATCTATAGCCTCCAGCAGTTGGAGCGCGGCAAGAGCTTGTTCAACAATGTGTGCTCCCAGTGCCACGTTGGCGGCATTACTAAGACCAATCCGAACGTCAATCTTGCACTCCCGGTGCTCAACGGAGCCGAGCCCCCTCGCGATAACGTCGTTGCACTTGTCGACTACATGGAATACCCCACCACATACGACGGCGAGAGTGACTTGCTGGAGCTGCACCCGAACACCACCCGTTCCGACCTGTGGGCTGAGATGCGCAATCTTACCGATGAAGATCTAGAACACATCGGGGCGCACATTTTGTTTCAACCCCGCGTGCGGGGACGCCTGTGGGGCGGTGGGAAGACCTTAAACTAG
- a CDS encoding translation initiation factor IF-2: MPAIMGFADLSIADIAAEYRLAVSDVMQICTRLDITYRDEGTNLALEDAKAVMLEILGRAQDPAEGDCARARPC, encoded by the coding sequence TTGCCTGCCATTATGGGTTTTGCCGACCTTTCCATTGCCGATATTGCTGCTGAGTATCGCTTGGCAGTTTCGGACGTCATGCAGATTTGCACTCGCCTGGACATTACCTACCGGGACGAGGGGACGAATCTGGCTCTTGAAGATGCAAAGGCCGTGATGTTAGAGATCCTCGGCCGCGCGCAGGACCCGGCAGAAGGCGATTGCGCGCGCGCGCGACCTTGCTAA
- the cobA gene encoding uroporphyrinogen-III C-methyltransferase yields MVPTMMPCSSGALPVGKVYLVGAGPGDPGLLTLKGKSLLECADVVVYDALVSPAILAMVNPRTECIDAGKRRGRHSRAQSEIAQLLIAKARDAAIVVRLKGGDPFMFGRGGEEMTDLVAAGIPVEVVPGVTSGIAAPAYAGIPLTHRAHSSSVIFVTGHEAAGKYRPDIDWTAIARAAETIAVYMGIHNLAYIVGKLMDAGLAPETPVALIRWGTCPEQTDLIATLATIVETVERQQFAAPAIAVIGRVVALREVLAGCRPVVLSPHYDKP; encoded by the coding sequence ATGGTTCCAACGATGATGCCATGTAGTTCGGGGGCGCTTCCCGTCGGGAAAGTGTACTTAGTTGGTGCCGGACCCGGGGATCCGGGTTTGCTAACGCTCAAAGGCAAGAGTTTGCTCGAATGCGCCGATGTAGTGGTGTATGACGCCCTTGTCAGCCCGGCAATCTTGGCGATGGTGAATCCCCGTACGGAATGCATCGACGCTGGCAAGCGACGGGGGCGACACTCGCGCGCGCAATCCGAAATCGCCCAGCTACTGATTGCCAAGGCACGCGACGCAGCGATTGTGGTCCGGCTGAAGGGCGGCGACCCCTTCATGTTTGGGCGCGGCGGCGAAGAAATGACCGACCTCGTTGCTGCCGGAATTCCAGTGGAGGTCGTCCCCGGCGTCACCTCGGGAATCGCCGCCCCGGCCTATGCCGGCATTCCGCTCACCCACCGCGCCCATAGCTCCTCGGTCATCTTCGTCACCGGCCACGAGGCCGCCGGGAAATATCGCCCCGATATAGACTGGACTGCGATCGCCCGCGCGGCGGAGACCATTGCGGTTTACATGGGCATCCACAATCTTGCTTACATTGTTGGCAAACTGATGGACGCCGGACTTGCGCCGGAGACCCCTGTCGCTCTGATTCGCTGGGGCACGTGTCCGGAACAAACCGATCTCATTGCCACTCTCGCAACCATTGTCGAGACCGTCGAGCGCCAGCAGTTCGCCGCCCCGGCGATCGCGGTGATCGGTCGCGTGGTTGCGCTCCGCGAGGTACTCGCCGGCTGCCGGCCGGTCGTATTGTCACCGCACTACGACAAGCCGTAA